AAAGTATGATGAATAAAAATTGTTTGTATAGTAATATTTTTTGCGCCCAATGCTTTTAGCACTCCGATCATTCTTATTCTTTCCAATACCAAAATGATAAGGCAGGTGATAAGATTGATCAATGCAACAACAGCCATAATTCCCATTAAAACATTCCGTGTTTTACTCTGCATGTTCAGCCAATCAAAAATGTTGGGCGAAATATTCCTGGCACTTTTCGGAGTCCATGTAACCGGGAAACTATCAAGCTCATGTATTTCTTTTGCCACTTTATCGATCTTTGTATAATCGTTTAAAAAAACTTCATAACCGCCGATCTCATTTTCATCCCAGCCATTCAGGCGGCGTATCAGTTTTATATCACCGATAGCAAAATATTTATCATAATCTTCAATGCCTGTTTTGTAAATACCGGTAATGGTGAGTTTATCTGCCCTGAACTTATCTTCATCTTCGGGGCTGCTGCCGGGTTTTATAAAATAGATCAGCACCTTGTCATTTAATTTCAGCTTCAATTGTTCTGCCGTATAAGTTGAGATCATTATTTCACGACTATAAGTGCTGTCATTAAAATTTACCTGCCGCCCTTCTTTGATAAAAGTTTTTAGCTGGTTGAAATCAAAGCTACTGTCAACTCCTTTGAACTTAACCCCCTCCATTTCATCTTTTGTTTTAAGGATCGCATAACGGGTAGCAAATGCATGAACACTTACTACGGCAGGGTTCTTTTTGATATCATTCACCACTGTATCGTTATGCATAATGGGATATTCTTCTGCAAAGACAGCTTTATCAGGTTGTTTATCCTGCACCTGAATATGCCCAAGAAAGCTGAATATTTTCTGACTGATCTTTTCCTGGAAACCATTGGCAAAAGACCAGGTAACGATCATAACAGCTACACTGATGACAGTAGCTGCAATAGAAAGACGGATAATAAACCGTGAAAAAGATTTCTGCCTGTTAAAGGCGATACGGTTTGCTATAAATGATGCAACCTTCAATTGAATGGGTTTGTCTTCAAAAATACAATGTCCGGCTCAAATAACCGTTTATACATTTTTAACCATTGTTGCTATTAACCGGCTGAGTAGGAAAAGCTTTTCTCACCTTTTTTCAGTTACTTTATGGAATTATATAAAATGAAACTTAACCGCCTTATAAAAACTTCAATTGCACTGGTATTTGTAATGGGTTGGCTGCAGGGATATTCGCAAATTCCAGATCATATTTACAAACCCAGTATTCATGCTGTTAAATTGTTCAAGGCGGGTGATATTTACAGTTATCCTATTATCAATCTTAACGGCAATCAATTGCTTGAGCTCCACTTTGATGATATGGATGCGGATTATAAGTTCTATTATTATACTTTTCAGCTTTGTAATGCTGACTGGACTCCGGCAGATCTTCCACCATTCGATTATATCAGCGGATTTCAAACCAATAGAATCACAAATTACCGCTACTCATCTCTTTCACTTACCCGCTACACTCATTACCAGCTTTTTTTTCCTGAACGCAATTGCAAGCCCAACCGTTCCGGAAATTACCTGCTAAAAGTTTTTTTAAATAATGATACATCCAAACTTGTTTTTACCAAGCGTATGATGGTGGTGGAAAATAAATCAAACGTGGCTGCACAAATTCAGCAACCGTTCAACAGCACAATGTTCATGAGTCATCAGAAAATATTGGTTACGGTAAAAACATTAACCCCTCTAAACATTCTTACACCACAGGATATTAAAGTGGTTTTATTGCAGAATAATGCATGGCCTACTTCAAAACTTCTTACCCGGCCAAATATTTTCCGGGGAAACTATTTTGAATATAATGATGAGATACAAAATTCTTTTCCGGCCGGAAAGGAATGGCGGTATATCAACCTTGTAAGTCTGCGGCTAATGAGTGACCATATGCAACGTATCGATAATAAACCTGCCCGAACAGATATTTTTGTAAAACCAGATTTAGAACGCACAAAGGGTACTTATTTATATTACCGGGATCTGAATGGTTCTTTCATACTAGAGAATGATGAAAACCTCAACCCTTATTGGCAGAGTGATTATGCATATGTCCATTTTAGCTATTTTCCGCCAGGGAACAGACCTTATGAAGGTAGAAGCGTTTATATGTTCGGGGAACTTACACAGTTTGAGGTTAATGATTCAAGTAAACTGGAATTCAACCCGGAAAGAGGGGCTTATGAAAGAACATTATTGCTGAAACAAGGTTTTTATAATTATAGTTACGTAACACTCTCAGATAAAAATAAAGAAAATAATCTCCCGGATTTTGATAACACTGAAGGCAATCACTGGGGTACTGAAAATAATTACACGATACTTGTTTACTATCGTTCTTTCGGCGGTCGGGCAGATGAATTGGTTGGTTTCGCAAGTCTGAATTCTGCATTTCAAAGACAACAATAATTTCTACAAATGATTATCAAATGACAATTGAAAATATTCAATTGAAAAAAGTCATTCCCTTATCTTTGCGCCCGGCAGGTCTTACACGACCAGCTCCTGCTGAACCTCCCCAGGGCCGGAAGGCAGCAAGGATAAGTGGTTGTAGCGGTGCGATGTGAGGAGCCTGCCGTTTTTTTAAATCTAAGCCCCTAATGGGGTTTTTTATTAAATTATTGCTCATGAAATTTTTTATTGATACTGCGAATCTTGCCCAGATCAAAGAGGCTCACGAATTAGGAATTTTGGATGGAGTTACTACAAACCCATCGCTAATGGCAAAAGAAGGCATTAAAGGTGAGGCCGCCATTATGAACCATTATAAAGCAATTTGCGACATGGTTGATGGTGATATCAGCGCTGAAGTAATATCAACTGATTTTGATGGTATCGTTGCTGAAGGCAAGAAGCTGGCAAAAATTCATAAGAATATTGTGGTGAAAGTTCCGATGATCAAAGATGGAGTGAAAGCGATAAAATGGTTTACTGATAATGGCATCCGTACCAACTGCACATTAGTTTTTTCTGCTGGCCAGGCGATCCTTTGTGCTAAAGCAGGTGCAGCCTATGTTTCTCCGTTCATTGGTCGTATTGATGATAGCGGCTGGGATGGTGTGCAATTGATAGAACAACTTTCACATATTTATACGGTGCAGGGTTATGAAACAGAAATTCTTGCGGCTTCTATCCGCAATCCTAATCATATTATTCGTTGTGCAGAAGCCGGTGCTGATGTTTGTACCTGTCCATTAGATTCAATATTAGGTTTGCTAAAACATCCCCTTACTGATATTGGCCTTGCCAAATTTTTGGAAGATGCAAAAAAGACAATGTAATTATAAAGCCCCTGTTTAAGGGGCTTATTTGTTTTTAGAGCTTTTATTTTTTTTCGATCCCGAATCTGGTTTGGTGTTTTTCTTATCCAGTTCATCCAGTGTTGGCAATCGATCGGGATCGGGTTTTATCTTCATCCAAATAGTTGTTTTTATATAAATAGCCGGGTTGGATTTAAGTGAGGCATTTACAACTACACTCTCACCCGTATAAGTTGCGGGAATAACCAGGTCGCAGCCCTCAAAATGCCCTACAGAACTTGTAAATGAAATTTCCTTTGCTGACATTGGCATCCAATTCCCTTTACCCATTTTGCCATCTACATTAATGTAATTATGTACTCCTTTTTTCAGACTGTCGGTGTAGAGGTGAAAGGCAATGCTGTCCACTTTTTGTGAAAAAAGTTGAGAGCTGGCCAAAAGAGAAAGGATAAGAATAGTTTTTTTCAAACCGGTGATTTGTATAGTAAGAGCCTAAATAATATGCCACGGTTGCATTTGCCAACCAATATGAAGTTAAATTATTTCTTAAAGGATTTCCGGATGAAGTTTACATATATCGTAATAATAATTGCAACAATAAAGCTGATTAATGTGACACGATCAACAAGTGGCGGTGGGAAATCTCTGCCGGTAACTTTATCGGCAAAATATTTTACAAAGGAATTGGGCAGGTTAGTTTCTCCGAGTTTTTCTTTTACATCCCATTGCCAATCAGTAACCGGGCAGTAGCCCCATCCATACCAGATGCCAAGTCCAAACCAGCAAAGAAGGGTAGTAGTTACAACAATTAAATGCAGTTTTCTTGTTTGCGGCCATATCCAGCCAAATAAATTGAAGCTGATAATAAGTAAATGAAGACAGGTGTAAAATATATCCAGCAGTTTTAGCATAGAATGAAACTATTAAGATTTTTTAAACTCGATCAAATCCCAAAGATTTCCATACAGATCTTTAAAAACAGCTACAGTTCCATACTCTTCGTGTGATGGAGGTCTTACAAATTCAACGCCTTTTGATTTGTATTCATCAAAATCTCTTTGGAAGTTATCAGTTTGAAGAAATAAAAATACACGACCACCTGTTTGATTGCCAATCCTAGATTGCTGTTCTTCATTTGCACCTTTTGCAAGTAGTAGTTTGCAGTTGCCGGTTCCACGTGGTGATACCAATACCCATCGCTTTGTTTCGCTTTGTGGTGTGTCTTCTATCAATTCAAAATTTAATTTTTCAGTATAAAATTGAATTGCTTCATCATAATCTGTTACGACTAATGCAATATGTACGAGTTGCTGGTTCATTCTATTTATTTTATTGCTTCGAAGCAAAGCGACTGTAAAATATATTCTTTCCCTTTATGTTTTACTGCAGGTTCAGTAATAGGCAGTACAGATAAATTTTTAAAACCTGACTTATTGAGCAGATCAAGCCATTCTGTTTCGTTATGCATGTTAAAGCCATATTTGGTAAATGGCATATACTGCATCTGTTCTTTGCTTCGGATTACAGCATAAAATTTTCCACCAGGTTTCAATACCCTGTAAACTTCTTTCAGATGGGCAGCAGGATCATCCCAGAAATAAATGACATTGATACAAAAAACTTTGTCAAACTGGTTTTCGCTGAAAGGCATTGCATCACTATTGCCGTTTATTAAAACAAGATTGCCTGGTTGGATTAGATCTTTATTCAATGTCTTTGCTACTCTTACCATTTCGGCTGAATAGTCAATACCGGATAACTTTAGATTATTTGCTTTTGAAAATATCTGTTTGAAAAATTTTCCGTTGCCAAATCCGATCTCGAGAATTGACTCTTGGTCTTTAAGCTGCATTGCGTTCAATGTAAAATCATACAAGAAGGCATTTCCGGCATTCATCTGCAATCCTACTTTTTTACCAAATAAAAAGCCAGGCTTTCGCAGTTGAGATGCAAATAGCCTGGCTTTTAAACTCTTTATTAAATCCATCCGTTATTAAAATGCTTTCGGTTCTTTTTTCGCATCATTAGTTTTCGGCGAATTCTTCACATATTTCTCCAACCACTCAAACTGTTCGGCCAATACATGTAATACATTTTCTCTTCCTGCATATCCATGTGCTTCGTATGGAAGGCTTACAAATTTTGCTGTACCACCATGTCCTTTCACGGCATTAAACATTCTTTCACTTTGAATAGGGAAGGTGCCGGTGTTATTATCCGCATCACCATGTATCAGCAGCAGTGGTGTTTTTATTTTATCAGCATAATTGAATGGGCTCATATTATTATACAGTTCAGTAGCCTGCCAGTATGTTCTGTCTTCATTTTGAAAACCAAAAGGCGTTAATGAACGATTATAGGCGCCGCTGCGTGCAATGCCTGCTTTGAAAAGATTTGTATGCGCAAGCAGGTTAGCTGTCATGAATGCCCCGTAACTATGGCCACCCACAGCTACACGGTCTTTATCACCAATTCCCATTTCAGATAATTTATTGATTGCAGCTTCTGCATTCATTTTTAACTGATCAATAAAATTATCATTTGGTTTTTTGTCTTTATCCGTTGCGACGATCGGCATTTCTGCATTATTTAAAACTGCATACCCTTGTGTAACATAAAACACTGGCGAACCACCGCCAACAAAAGTGAAACGATGTTCGCTTCCTCTTATCTGTGCTGCATCATCAGCTGAGTTGTATTCAGCTGGGTAAGCCCAGATAAATACTGGCAACAAGCCATCTTTTTCTTTATTATAACCTTTTGGCAGATACAAATCGCCGGTTAGATCAACACCATCAGCTCTTTTGTATTTTATTTTTTCTTTGGTTACTCCATCCATTTGCGGGTAAGGATTGCTGAATGATGTAAGTTGGCGGTCAGCGATCTTTAATTTCAGGTTTTTGATCCAGTAGTTCGGCATTTCTTTTTCGCTTTCTCTTCTTGTAAGCAGTTGCAGTTTATCGGCATCCAATA
This genomic interval from Bacteroidota bacterium contains the following:
- a CDS encoding DUF5103 domain-containing protein, which encodes MELYKMKLNRLIKTSIALVFVMGWLQGYSQIPDHIYKPSIHAVKLFKAGDIYSYPIINLNGNQLLELHFDDMDADYKFYYYTFQLCNADWTPADLPPFDYISGFQTNRITNYRYSSLSLTRYTHYQLFFPERNCKPNRSGNYLLKVFLNNDTSKLVFTKRMMVVENKSNVAAQIQQPFNSTMFMSHQKILVTVKTLTPLNILTPQDIKVVLLQNNAWPTSKLLTRPNIFRGNYFEYNDEIQNSFPAGKEWRYINLVSLRLMSDHMQRIDNKPARTDIFVKPDLERTKGTYLYYRDLNGSFILENDENLNPYWQSDYAYVHFSYFPPGNRPYEGRSVYMFGELTQFEVNDSSKLEFNPERGAYERTLLLKQGFYNYSYVTLSDKNKENNLPDFDNTEGNHWGTENNYTILVYYRSFGGRADELVGFASLNSAFQRQQ
- a CDS encoding VOC family protein; this encodes MNQQLVHIALVVTDYDEAIQFYTEKLNFELIEDTPQSETKRWVLVSPRGTGNCKLLLAKGANEEQQSRIGNQTGGRVFLFLQTDNFQRDFDEYKSKGVEFVRPPSHEEYGTVAVFKDLYGNLWDLIEFKKS
- the fsa gene encoding fructose-6-phosphate aldolase, with the protein product MKFFIDTANLAQIKEAHELGILDGVTTNPSLMAKEGIKGEAAIMNHYKAICDMVDGDISAEVISTDFDGIVAEGKKLAKIHKNIVVKVPMIKDGVKAIKWFTDNGIRTNCTLVFSAGQAILCAKAGAAYVSPFIGRIDDSGWDGVQLIEQLSHIYTVQGYETEILAASIRNPNHIIRCAEAGADVCTCPLDSILGLLKHPLTDIGLAKFLEDAKKTM
- a CDS encoding DUF2784 domain-containing protein, which produces MLKLLDIFYTCLHLLIISFNLFGWIWPQTRKLHLIVVTTTLLCWFGLGIWYGWGYCPVTDWQWDVKEKLGETNLPNSFVKYFADKVTGRDFPPPLVDRVTLISFIVAIIITIYVNFIRKSFKK
- a CDS encoding class I SAM-dependent methyltransferase, translated to MDLIKSLKARLFASQLRKPGFLFGKKVGLQMNAGNAFLYDFTLNAMQLKDQESILEIGFGNGKFFKQIFSKANNLKLSGIDYSAEMVRVAKTLNKDLIQPGNLVLINGNSDAMPFSENQFDKVFCINVIYFWDDPAAHLKEVYRVLKPGGKFYAVIRSKEQMQYMPFTKYGFNMHNETEWLDLLNKSGFKNLSVLPITEPAVKHKGKEYILQSLCFEAIK
- a CDS encoding ABC transporter permease, yielding MKVASFIANRIAFNRQKSFSRFIIRLSIAATVISVAVMIVTWSFANGFQEKISQKIFSFLGHIQVQDKQPDKAVFAEEYPIMHNDTVVNDIKKNPAVVSVHAFATRYAILKTKDEMEGVKFKGVDSSFDFNQLKTFIKEGRQVNFNDSTYSREIMISTYTAEQLKLKLNDKVLIYFIKPGSSPEDEDKFRADKLTITGIYKTGIEDYDKYFAIGDIKLIRRLNGWDENEIGGYEVFLNDYTKIDKVAKEIHELDSFPVTWTPKSARNISPNIFDWLNMQSKTRNVLMGIMAVVALINLITCLIILVLERIRMIGVLKALGAKNITIQTIFIHHTLIITITGIILGTLLALGLLYLQQETGFIKLQEEAYYLSEAAVKIVWWQILLIISCTFAVCLVILTIPSLLVRRIQPVKAIQFR